A genomic window from Cloacibacillus evryensis DSM 19522 includes:
- the ahpC gene encoding alkyl hydroperoxide reductase subunit C gives MSLIGKKVSDFTVNAYHDFEFKTISKADILGKWSVFFFYPADFTFVCPTELKDLADKYDELQEIGCEVYSVSCDTHFVHKAWQDASETIKAIKFPMLADPTGALARDFDVMIEDKGLAERGTFIVNPEGEICAYEVNAGNVGRNADELFRKVQALQFVAKYGDRVCPAKWTPGKDTLKPGLDLVGKI, from the coding sequence ATGTCTCTTATCGGAAAAAAAGTCAGTGATTTTACAGTGAACGCCTACCATGATTTTGAGTTTAAAACCATATCGAAGGCCGACATCCTCGGCAAATGGTCCGTTTTCTTCTTCTACCCGGCGGATTTTACCTTTGTCTGCCCGACGGAACTTAAGGACCTCGCCGACAAATATGACGAACTTCAAGAGATCGGCTGCGAAGTTTACTCCGTCTCCTGCGACACCCACTTTGTCCACAAAGCCTGGCAGGACGCTTCGGAGACTATCAAGGCGATAAAATTCCCGATGCTTGCCGACCCGACGGGAGCGCTGGCGAGAGATTTTGACGTAATGATCGAAGATAAGGGCCTTGCCGAACGCGGAACCTTCATCGTAAACCCCGAGGGCGAGATCTGCGCCTATGAGGTCAACGCGGGCAACGTGGGGCGCAACGCCGACGAACTCTTCCGGAAGGTGCAGGCCCTGCAGTTTGTCGCCAAGTACGGCGACAGAGTCTGCCCCGCGAAGTGGACCCCCGGCAAGGATACGCTGAAGCCGGGGCTGGACCTTGTAGGAAAGATCTAG
- a CDS encoding ISNCY family transposase — MTKKEVRRVEVLSIALSGGLTNKDASELLGVCVRQFIRIKKKFLQEGAQGLVHGNRGRNPVHAITDEVRGEVVSLFKERYYDFNISHFTEHLNERECISISRSSVSRILKLEGIRSKRSVNKKPKAHRPRQRKESSGMLWQTDASSHKWFGKDGDSATLHAFMDDAAGIVTGAFFIESECFVGYAEAIKMGIRDYGLPLYIYSDRHTIFKSPKELTLEDELKGVSIHLSNFGHALNDLGIKQIFANTPQAKGRIERLWNTFQDRLAAELRLNGIRNIEEANSFLPLFLDDYNARFSVEPKVENSVYLKFDKRIDLDLVFVLRCERKIGGGNTISYNSRIYIPVDGSIYMTPGSTVEVRQTVKGEIYIMRNDRAILMKQVEMPKKATHSDSKKKAGVVSPHKPASDHPWRGRSTNVTTKDDTIIQRNSDIFFDHLG, encoded by the coding sequence ATGACGAAGAAGGAAGTAAGGCGCGTTGAGGTGTTGAGTATCGCATTATCAGGAGGATTGACTAACAAAGATGCGTCGGAGCTGCTCGGTGTTTGCGTCAGGCAGTTTATCAGAATCAAGAAGAAGTTTTTACAGGAAGGAGCACAAGGGTTGGTTCACGGTAATCGTGGTAGGAATCCCGTCCATGCGATTACCGATGAGGTCAGAGGGGAGGTAGTGAGTCTTTTTAAGGAAAGGTATTATGACTTTAATATCTCTCATTTTACCGAACATCTTAATGAAAGGGAATGTATCAGTATCAGCCGGTCGTCGGTGTCTCGTATTCTGAAGTTGGAGGGAATAAGGAGTAAGAGGTCGGTAAATAAAAAGCCCAAAGCACATCGTCCGAGGCAAAGGAAGGAATCGTCCGGCATGTTATGGCAGACAGACGCGAGCAGCCATAAGTGGTTTGGCAAAGATGGAGATAGTGCAACCCTGCATGCTTTTATGGACGATGCCGCAGGTATTGTTACCGGTGCATTCTTCATAGAGAGTGAATGTTTTGTCGGATATGCGGAGGCTATAAAGATGGGTATAAGGGATTATGGACTGCCCCTTTATATTTACAGCGACAGGCACACGATATTCAAGTCTCCTAAGGAGCTGACCCTCGAAGACGAATTGAAAGGCGTATCAATTCACCTGTCGAATTTTGGCCATGCACTGAATGATTTAGGCATAAAGCAGATATTTGCCAATACGCCCCAGGCTAAAGGACGTATAGAACGGCTGTGGAATACTTTTCAGGACAGGCTTGCGGCGGAACTCAGGCTCAATGGAATCAGGAACATTGAAGAGGCTAATAGCTTCCTCCCACTCTTTCTGGATGATTACAACGCCAGATTTTCCGTTGAACCAAAAGTAGAAAACTCTGTGTATCTCAAATTCGACAAGAGAATTGATCTGGATCTGGTCTTTGTTCTGCGCTGTGAAAGAAAGATAGGCGGCGGAAACACTATATCTTACAACAGTCGGATATATATTCCGGTTGACGGCAGTATATACATGACTCCAGGAAGCACCGTTGAAGTTAGACAGACCGTTAAAGGAGAGATATACATCATGCGTAACGACAGGGCTATATTGATGAAACAGGTGGAGATGCCGAAAAAAGCGACCCATAGTGATTCAAAGAAAAAAGCAGGTGTTGTGTCACCACACAAACCTGCTTCAGACCACCCCTGGCGGGGCAGATCTACAAATGTGACTACCAAGGATGATACCATAATTCAAAGGAATAGTGACATTTTCTTTGACCATTTGGGGTGA
- a CDS encoding S1 RNA-binding domain-containing protein → MAEKAAAAAPAVSVGETVSGTVEHVAPYGAFVRLESGQKAMVHISELSHNYVKKVEDVLEQGKKITAKVIKIDDKGRIDLSIKALQVKEVRPPVHREEDFEKKLTNFLKFSDEKIADLNSKCKDPRGTKRRAGGGTSGKK, encoded by the coding sequence ATGGCAGAGAAGGCGGCTGCAGCAGCACCGGCGGTAAGCGTGGGAGAAACAGTAAGCGGCACGGTAGAACATGTCGCTCCATACGGGGCCTTTGTAAGACTTGAATCAGGGCAGAAGGCCATGGTACATATCTCAGAGCTCTCCCACAACTATGTGAAGAAAGTAGAAGATGTTCTCGAACAGGGTAAAAAAATCACAGCAAAGGTCATAAAGATCGACGATAAAGGCCGTATCGATTTGTCGATCAAGGCTCTGCAGGTAAAAGAGGTCCGCCCGCCGGTACATCGTGAAGAGGATTTTGAAAAGAAGCTGACGAACTTTCTCAAATTCAGCGACGAAAAGATAGCTGACCTGAACAGCAAATGCAAAGACCCCCGCGGAACGAAACGCCGCGCAGGCGGCGGGACTTCCGGAAAGAAGTAA
- a CDS encoding DMT family transporter — protein sequence MTRSAAHNDQALSVSFILLQSVIYGFGNPLTKIAYESITPLWCLTLRFSLAFVLFAVLFGKNVCLRLRGVMVMSYLPAGVSVTLVFILNNIALGMTSATNVGFIMSLPVVIAPIMAVPILKRRYDIRHLPAQLGSLAGIYLLCCGGNGFQLNTGDLIALLSTVCWAASLAYSERSLTNIDAASITLVQITITALLSFAGALLFERNTSLAIVQPAAWAVIIYLAVTCSCLGFMLQNLALRRLSAAAVALLQATQPIMTTAASWLLLGERLNFYGMAGAAMIIICIAAEAFTANKAAKIPDSGPSKIF from the coding sequence GTGACGCGGAGCGCGGCGCACAACGATCAAGCACTGTCCGTTTCGTTTATATTGCTGCAGAGCGTCATCTATGGCTTCGGCAATCCGCTGACGAAGATCGCCTACGAAAGCATAACGCCGCTGTGGTGCCTTACGCTGCGTTTCTCGCTGGCTTTTGTACTTTTTGCCGTCCTCTTCGGTAAAAACGTCTGCCTGCGGCTGCGCGGCGTAATGGTCATGAGCTATCTTCCCGCCGGGGTCAGCGTCACGCTGGTTTTTATTCTCAATAATATCGCGCTCGGCATGACCAGCGCCACCAACGTAGGTTTCATCATGTCGCTGCCGGTGGTGATCGCGCCGATAATGGCCGTACCGATCTTAAAACGCCGCTATGACATCCGGCATCTGCCGGCGCAGTTGGGATCGCTCGCCGGCATATACCTGCTCTGCTGCGGCGGGAACGGATTTCAGCTCAACACCGGAGATCTGATCGCGCTGCTCTCCACGGTCTGTTGGGCCGCTTCATTGGCATACAGCGAACGCTCTCTCACAAATATCGACGCCGCCTCGATCACGCTGGTACAGATAACGATAACCGCATTGTTGAGCTTCGCGGGGGCCCTTTTATTTGAACGAAATACCTCCCTCGCCATCGTTCAGCCCGCGGCGTGGGCGGTCATTATATATCTGGCGGTCACTTGCAGTTGTCTCGGCTTTATGCTGCAAAACCTCGCGCTGCGCCGCCTATCCGCCGCCGCGGTCGCGCTGCTGCAGGCCACGCAGCCGATTATGACGACCGCCGCCTCGTGGCTGCTGCTCGGCGAAAGGCTCAATTTTTACGGAATGGCCGGCGCCGCCATGATAATTATCTGTATAGCAGCAGAGGCATTTACCGCCAATAAGGCGGCGAAGATACCGGACAGCGGGCCGTCAAAAATTTTCTGA
- a CDS encoding iron-containing alcohol dehydrogenase, with protein sequence MHKFCLGPTVYMGASSLEEVLSGTKKAFIVTDKFMHESGKVSYVSDFFDKIGAEYVIFSDVSPDPDVDTVAEGIKRLAAFDADTIVAFGGGSAIDAAKSISHISGGVIDNKAVFVVIPTTSGTGSEVSRYAVITDREKI encoded by the coding sequence ATGCATAAATTTTGTTTGGGACCAACGGTGTATATGGGGGCGTCGTCTTTGGAAGAGGTGCTCTCCGGAACCAAAAAGGCGTTTATCGTTACGGATAAATTTATGCACGAAAGTGGTAAAGTATCCTATGTAAGCGATTTTTTTGATAAAATAGGAGCGGAATATGTGATATTTTCCGACGTCAGCCCTGACCCGGACGTGGATACTGTCGCCGAAGGAATAAAAAGGCTGGCAGCCTTTGACGCCGACACGATCGTCGCCTTTGGCGGAGGGTCTGCGATAGACGCCGCGAAGTCGATCTCTCACATTTCCGGCGGCGTCATTGACAATAAGGCTGTGTTTGTTGTGATCCCCACCACAAGCGGCACCGGTTCCGAGGTAAGCCGTTATGCGGTTATCACTGACAGAGAAAAAATATGA
- a CDS encoding DUF501 domain-containing protein gives MTGHTIKETGPEEYALPAFWTDLREEDLPILCEQTKGRKFDTSAVLAVARRCRHGFPQVVVSSPISSSGMPFPTVFWLTCPFLDHRCGELESEQRIAELEELFGAMPEAVAKMHLDYAKLRLSLAGGEAAPAFSGMSVGMRRSLAELGVGGINWRDAPRAVKCLHLQTATWLGMGGHPAGEWLAEKIGAQDCAAGRCAKALTLLKAGREA, from the coding sequence GTGACAGGTCATACAATAAAAGAGACTGGGCCGGAAGAGTACGCTCTTCCGGCCTTTTGGACGGACCTGCGGGAGGAGGACCTCCCCATACTGTGCGAGCAGACGAAGGGCAGGAAATTTGACACCTCCGCCGTGCTGGCGGTGGCGCGGCGCTGCCGCCATGGTTTTCCGCAGGTCGTCGTCTCATCGCCTATCTCGTCGTCGGGGATGCCATTTCCGACCGTTTTCTGGCTAACATGCCCGTTTCTTGACCATCGCTGCGGTGAACTTGAGTCGGAGCAGCGGATTGCGGAGCTGGAAGAGCTCTTCGGCGCGATGCCTGAGGCGGTGGCAAAGATGCACCTGGATTACGCGAAGCTGCGCCTGTCGCTTGCCGGCGGAGAAGCAGCCCCCGCGTTCTCCGGCATGAGCGTCGGGATGCGGCGTTCGCTTGCCGAACTCGGCGTGGGCGGCATAAACTGGCGGGACGCGCCGCGGGCGGTAAAGTGCCTCCATCTGCAAACCGCCACGTGGCTTGGCATGGGCGGCCATCCCGCCGGGGAATGGCTTGCGGAAAAGATCGGTGCGCAGGACTGCGCCGCCGGGCGCTGCGCAAAGGCGCTGACGCTGCTCAAGGCAGGGCGGGAAGCCTAG
- the codY gene encoding GTP-sensing pleiotropic transcriptional regulator CodY has protein sequence MDTPKELIENRPKIMNQSAMQDLLEKTRVVSRVLQARKDRGTPDYPKLARLMSDLSAANVYVINREGRILGYAWVSEYDCPIMAEILINGAMPAPYVEKVNQFHESVLNHTDHGLCAYADQPCAYSNKHVLIVPINGAGDRLGTLILARFGCQFDTRDLVLAEYLSTVVGLEILNDRGKSIEERGRERLVVQMAMRALSYSEVESVRHIIEDLGGPEGVVVASKVADRVGVTRSVIVNALRKLGSAGIIESRSLGMKGTYIKVLSPLFLEELGIAAR, from the coding sequence ATGGATACGCCGAAAGAACTTATCGAAAACCGTCCTAAAATAATGAACCAGTCAGCAATGCAGGACTTGCTTGAAAAGACCCGCGTCGTCAGCCGCGTGCTGCAGGCCAGAAAAGACAGGGGCACGCCCGACTACCCGAAACTCGCTAGATTGATGTCCGACCTCTCGGCCGCCAACGTCTACGTGATAAACAGAGAGGGAAGGATACTCGGCTACGCCTGGGTCAGCGAATATGACTGCCCGATAATGGCGGAGATCCTCATAAATGGGGCAATGCCGGCTCCCTATGTCGAAAAGGTGAACCAGTTCCACGAATCGGTCCTCAACCACACAGACCACGGCCTCTGCGCCTATGCCGACCAGCCCTGCGCCTACTCCAACAAGCACGTCCTGATCGTACCGATCAACGGCGCCGGCGATAGGCTGGGCACCCTTATACTCGCCCGCTTCGGCTGCCAGTTCGACACCCGCGACCTCGTACTCGCCGAGTACCTTTCGACGGTCGTCGGCCTTGAGATACTTAACGACCGCGGAAAATCGATAGAAGAGCGCGGACGCGAACGCCTCGTCGTTCAAATGGCGATGCGCGCCCTTTCATACTCCGAGGTGGAATCCGTCCGCCACATCATCGAAGACCTCGGAGGCCCCGAGGGCGTCGTCGTTGCCAGCAAAGTCGCGGACAGAGTCGGAGTTACCAGGAGCGTCATCGTGAACGCGCTGAGAAAACTGGGAAGTGCGGGTATAATAGAGAGCAGAAGCCTTGGAATGAAGGGTACCTACATCAAGGTGCTGAGCCCCCTCTTCCTTGAGGAGCTTGGAATAGCGGCCAGATAA
- a CDS encoding nucleotidyltransferase domain-containing protein, which produces MQIDIKRWSAELTDKLLGVYGGGLLFVGLQGSYGREEATQSSDIDVVVILKALTVAGLDRYRAVIAEMPYGERACGFISGERELLSWTPSELFLLYFDTVPLYGSLGFLSRLFDEGAAAKAVRDGACSIYHGCCHNYLYEKSEDTLEALCKSAFFVLRAKYFCESGLYVKKMTELAGLLCGGDRAVLDLWASLRHDGQGAVDFRAASERLISWSSEVISEYS; this is translated from the coding sequence ATGCAGATCGATATAAAGCGCTGGAGCGCGGAACTGACGGATAAACTGCTCGGCGTCTACGGAGGGGGGCTTCTCTTCGTGGGGCTTCAGGGCAGCTACGGACGTGAAGAAGCTACTCAGAGCAGCGACATCGACGTCGTTGTGATACTTAAGGCTCTTACGGTCGCGGGCCTTGACAGATACCGCGCGGTAATAGCGGAGATGCCGTACGGCGAGCGCGCCTGCGGTTTTATCTCAGGCGAAAGGGAACTGTTGTCATGGACCCCCTCTGAACTGTTCCTTCTCTATTTTGACACGGTGCCGCTGTACGGTTCCCTCGGGTTTCTCAGCAGGCTCTTCGACGAGGGAGCGGCGGCCAAAGCGGTGCGCGACGGGGCCTGCTCCATATATCACGGCTGCTGTCATAATTACCTGTACGAAAAGAGCGAGGATACCCTCGAAGCTCTCTGCAAATCGGCCTTTTTTGTGCTCCGCGCGAAGTATTTCTGTGAGAGCGGCCTTTATGTAAAAAAGATGACGGAATTAGCCGGTTTGCTTTGCGGCGGCGACCGCGCCGTGCTTGACTTATGGGCCTCCCTGCGCCATGACGGGCAAGGCGCCGTTGACTTCAGGGCTGCTTCGGAGAGGCTGATCTCCTGGAGCTCGGAAGTTATCTCCGAATACTCCTGA
- a CDS encoding type II secretion system protein yields the protein MRKDARKAFTLVEMLIVIIVIGILAGLMMISSGSATDKAEETRCVADRRSIRSALNIYRAEHGAITSADIKTALEYVLKNNFDNTRGKVEDNNTVTGICPAKGRYTATVSDDRITMTCSVHDDIGLNEASVFDFSKKLVLNATAEYFINEKNKDKIKFALNSEGVNYGQSITQDLSAVLGIDMSQYLWRIYVNKEKKTYEIYWTAKTTKTTNVTAYKVTYNYENKSFSNVATGTVSIGTETEKDKDDNEHTYKIIDGNSFK from the coding sequence ATGCGCAAGGATGCGAGAAAAGCCTTCACTCTTGTGGAAATGTTGATAGTGATAATCGTGATCGGAATACTGGCCGGTCTGATGATGATCTCCAGCGGCAGCGCGACGGATAAGGCGGAGGAGACGAGATGCGTCGCCGACCGGCGGTCGATACGTTCCGCGCTGAACATATACAGGGCGGAGCATGGCGCTATCACATCCGCCGACATTAAGACAGCGTTGGAATATGTACTGAAGAACAACTTTGACAACACCCGCGGAAAGGTTGAAGACAATAATACTGTGACTGGAATATGCCCGGCTAAGGGCAGATATACTGCTACTGTCAGTGATGACAGGATAACAATGACTTGTTCGGTACATGACGATATTGGCTTGAACGAAGCCAGTGTATTTGATTTTTCAAAAAAGCTTGTACTTAATGCCACTGCTGAGTACTTTATCAACGAAAAGAATAAAGATAAAATTAAGTTTGCGCTAAACTCCGAAGGCGTAAATTATGGACAGTCTATAACACAAGATTTGTCTGCCGTGTTGGGAATAGACATGTCACAATATTTATGGCGCATTTATGTTAATAAAGAGAAAAAAACATATGAAATTTATTGGACTGCGAAAACTACAAAAACAACAAATGTGACGGCCTATAAAGTGACCTACAATTATGAAAATAAATCTTTTAGTAACGTTGCAACAGGTACGGTCTCCATTGGCACAGAAACTGAAAAAGACAAAGATGACAATGAGCATACATATAAAATAATCGATGGTAACTCTTTTAAATAA
- the fucO gene encoding lactaldehyde reductase, translated as MANRMVWNGTAYFGAGAIKSIPEEAARRGFKKALIVTDKDLIKFGVAKRVFDVLEEAGLAYEVFDSLKQNPTIKNVQDCVAAFKAAGADYMIAIGGGSSMDTAKGAGIIINNPEYADVRSLEGVAPTKHPAVPTFAVPTTAGTAAETTINYVITDEEKRRKFVCVDPHDIPQIAIVDSDMMSSMPKGLAAATGMDALTHAIEGYVTPGAWELSDMFSLKSIQLIADNLRAAVNDGCPQAREKMSLGQYVTGMAYSNVGLGLVHGMAHPLGAFYDMPHGVANALLLPYVMEYNADYTGEKYREIAKIFGVEGAEKMSPAEYRKAAVDAVRRLALDVKIPQKLSELNVKEADLEALTESAFADVCTPGNPRKATKEDILALYKQAF; from the coding sequence ATGGCAAACCGCATGGTATGGAACGGAACGGCGTATTTCGGCGCCGGAGCGATCAAAAGCATCCCCGAAGAGGCCGCGCGCCGCGGATTTAAAAAGGCCCTCATCGTGACGGACAAGGACCTGATAAAATTCGGCGTGGCGAAGAGAGTGTTTGACGTCCTCGAAGAGGCGGGACTTGCCTATGAGGTATTTGACAGCCTCAAACAGAACCCGACGATCAAGAACGTGCAGGACTGCGTTGCGGCCTTCAAAGCGGCCGGAGCTGACTACATGATCGCCATTGGCGGCGGCTCCTCGATGGACACCGCAAAGGGGGCCGGCATCATCATCAACAACCCCGAATACGCCGACGTCCGCTCGCTCGAGGGCGTAGCGCCGACAAAACATCCAGCGGTGCCGACATTCGCGGTGCCGACGACGGCTGGCACCGCCGCCGAGACGACTATCAACTACGTCATCACCGACGAAGAGAAGCGGCGCAAATTCGTCTGCGTAGACCCGCACGACATCCCGCAGATCGCGATCGTTGACTCCGACATGATGAGCTCGATGCCGAAGGGCCTTGCCGCCGCGACGGGCATGGACGCCCTCACACACGCGATAGAGGGATATGTCACCCCTGGCGCCTGGGAGCTTTCGGACATGTTCAGCCTCAAGTCGATCCAGCTTATCGCCGACAACCTCCGCGCCGCCGTCAACGACGGCTGCCCGCAGGCGCGTGAAAAAATGTCGCTCGGCCAGTACGTGACCGGCATGGCCTATTCCAATGTCGGACTCGGACTCGTACACGGCATGGCCCACCCGCTCGGCGCTTTCTACGACATGCCTCACGGAGTGGCGAACGCCCTGCTGCTGCCCTACGTCATGGAATACAACGCCGATTATACCGGAGAGAAATACCGTGAGATCGCGAAAATATTCGGTGTTGAAGGCGCGGAAAAGATGAGCCCCGCCGAATATCGCAAGGCCGCCGTCGACGCCGTCCGCCGGCTCGCGCTGGATGTCAAAATCCCGCAGAAGCTATCAGAACTTAACGTGAAGGAAGCCGACCTCGAGGCGCTTACGGAATCGGCCTTTGCCGACGTCTGCACCCCGGGCAACCCGCGCAAGGCGACGAAGGAAGATATACTCGCCCTCTACAAACAGGCGTTTTAA
- a CDS encoding response regulator, with amino-acid sequence MKATVLIAEDSTHMRMILKDILIRDGYDVVGEAENGEEAVRMYNELHPDVVTLDIAMPEMDGIAALKAIKNEHPHAKVVMVSAMNQQNQVIEAIRAGASDFFIKPLQSERVAEAIERALK; translated from the coding sequence ATGAAGGCTACAGTGCTGATAGCGGAAGACTCCACACACATGCGTATGATCCTTAAGGACATACTCATAAGAGACGGATACGACGTTGTAGGCGAGGCTGAAAACGGTGAAGAGGCCGTACGGATGTACAATGAGCTCCACCCGGACGTGGTAACGCTCGATATCGCTATGCCGGAGATGGACGGGATCGCGGCGCTCAAAGCGATAAAAAACGAGCACCCGCATGCCAAAGTGGTGATGGTCAGCGCAATGAACCAGCAGAACCAGGTGATAGAGGCGATCAGGGCGGGGGCCTCGGACTTTTTTATCAAGCCGCTCCAATCGGAACGCGTCGCCGAGGCGATAGAAAGAGCGCTGAAATAA
- a CDS encoding glutamine synthetase III, translating into MIKVEEIFGTMVFNDFTMKQRLPKETFKALKKSVSEGKPVARDIANVVANAMKDWAVEKGATHFTHWFQPMTGITAEKHDSFISPLDNGRVIMEFSGKELIKGEPDASSFPSGGLRATFEARGYTAWDPTSYAFIKENTLCIPTVFCSYGGEVLDKKTPLLRSMDVMNVQALRILRLFGNNDVTRVTTTVGPEQEYFLVDKELYKKRKDLRFTGRTLFGAKPPKGQELDDHYFGAIRPRVTEFMADLDEELWKLGIFAKTEHNEVAPAQHELAPIFTNTNIGCDHNQLTMELMKKVADRHGLVCLLHEKPFAEVNGSGKHVNWSLSTDTGLNLLDPGKTPSENAQFLLFLCAVIKGVDEYQDMLRATVATAGNDHRLGANEAPPAVISMFIGEELMDILESIEKGTVYKDRVASHMEIGVDMLPLFRKDTTDRNRTSPFAFTGNKFEFRMVGSSQSIAGPNIALNTIVADELEQFADVLEGAVDFKEALNGLIIKTISEHKRIIFNGNGYEDAWLEEAARRGLSNYKTTPDALPHYIDEKNVALFSKHKVFTEVEMRSRCEVHLENYCKVLRIEALTMAEMVRKDIIPAAYTYLKRLSETAVAVKSACPELDCAMEINMLKYLRTLTDSLYVNINKLEEILAGAEKCGSELESAFYYRDKVLPVMGELRSAADEIERFVGEKYWPYPTYGELLFSV; encoded by the coding sequence ATGATAAAGGTAGAAGAGATATTTGGTACGATGGTCTTTAATGATTTTACGATGAAACAGCGCCTGCCGAAGGAGACCTTCAAAGCGCTTAAAAAGTCTGTCAGCGAGGGCAAGCCGGTCGCGCGCGATATCGCGAACGTCGTCGCCAACGCGATGAAGGATTGGGCGGTGGAGAAGGGCGCGACGCATTTCACACACTGGTTCCAGCCGATGACGGGGATCACGGCGGAGAAGCACGACAGCTTCATTTCGCCGCTTGACAACGGACGTGTGATAATGGAATTTTCCGGCAAGGAGCTTATAAAGGGCGAGCCGGACGCCTCGTCATTCCCCTCGGGAGGACTGCGCGCCACCTTTGAGGCGAGAGGCTACACTGCGTGGGACCCGACATCGTACGCCTTTATAAAGGAAAACACCCTCTGCATCCCCACGGTCTTCTGCTCGTACGGCGGGGAGGTGCTTGACAAGAAGACGCCGCTGCTGCGCTCGATGGATGTCATGAACGTCCAGGCGCTGCGCATTCTGAGGCTCTTCGGCAATAACGACGTGACCCGCGTCACCACCACTGTGGGACCGGAGCAGGAGTATTTTCTCGTCGATAAGGAGCTTTACAAGAAGCGCAAGGACCTTCGTTTCACGGGACGCACGCTCTTTGGAGCGAAGCCGCCCAAGGGGCAGGAGCTCGACGACCACTATTTCGGCGCGATCCGCCCGCGTGTGACGGAGTTTATGGCCGATCTTGACGAAGAGCTCTGGAAGCTCGGCATCTTCGCGAAGACGGAACACAACGAGGTCGCCCCCGCGCAGCATGAGCTGGCGCCGATCTTTACAAATACCAACATCGGCTGCGATCACAACCAACTGACGATGGAGCTGATGAAGAAGGTGGCGGACCGCCACGGCCTCGTCTGCCTTCTTCACGAGAAGCCCTTCGCCGAAGTCAACGGCTCCGGCAAGCATGTCAACTGGTCGCTCTCGACGGATACCGGCCTCAATCTTCTCGATCCCGGCAAGACCCCCTCGGAGAACGCGCAGTTCCTGCTCTTCCTCTGCGCCGTTATCAAAGGCGTGGACGAATATCAGGATATGCTGCGCGCGACCGTCGCGACGGCGGGCAACGACCACAGGCTCGGCGCGAACGAGGCGCCTCCGGCGGTCATCTCGATGTTCATCGGCGAAGAGCTGATGGATATTTTGGAGTCCATCGAGAAGGGGACGGTATATAAGGACAGGGTGGCCAGCCACATGGAGATCGGCGTCGATATGCTGCCGCTCTTCCGCAAGGATACTACGGACCGCAACCGCACCTCTCCCTTTGCCTTCACAGGCAACAAGTTTGAATTCCGCATGGTCGGTTCGAGCCAGTCGATCGCGGGGCCGAACATCGCCCTTAACACGATAGTCGCCGACGAACTTGAACAGTTTGCCGACGTCCTCGAGGGGGCGGTGGATTTCAAAGAGGCGCTCAACGGCCTCATCATCAAGACGATTTCCGAACACAAGCGCATCATCTTCAACGGCAACGGATATGAGGATGCCTGGCTTGAAGAGGCGGCCCGCCGCGGGCTTTCAAATTACAAGACTACGCCCGACGCCCTGCCTCACTATATTGACGAAAAGAACGTAGCGCTCTTCTCGAAGCATAAGGTCTTCACCGAAGTCGAGATGCGTTCACGCTGCGAGGTGCACCTTGAGAACTACTGCAAGGTGCTGAGGATAGAAGCCCTGACGATGGCCGAGATGGTGAGGAAGGATATCATCCCCGCCGCCTACACCTACCTCAAGCGCCTCAGCGAGACGGCGGTCGCGGTCAAGAGTGCCTGCCCGGAGCTGGACTGCGCGATGGAGATCAACATGCTTAAGTATCTGCGCACGCTCACCGATTCGCTTTATGTGAATATCAACAAACTTGAGGAGATACTTGCCGGAGCGGAAAAGTGCGGAAGCGAACTGGAGTCCGCCTTCTACTATCGCGACAAGGTCCTGCCCGTGATGGGCGAGCTGCGTTCGGCGGCCGATGAGATAGAGCGTTTCGTCGGAGAAAAATACTGGCCCTATCCGACCTACGGAGAGCTGCTTTTCAGCGTTTAG